Below is a genomic region from Actinomadura sp. NAK00032.
GTGTCGGATCCGCGGGTCGGCGAGATGGCCGGGTCCCGCGGCGACCTCGCCGCCGTGTACGACGCGGCCGCCGCCGAGCGCGCCCGCGCCGAGCGGCGCCGCCTCACCGCCGAGCTGCGCGGCCACGGCGTCGAGGTGGTGGACGCCCCGCCGGACGAGATCGCCCCGGCCCTCGCCGACGCCTACCTCGCCCTGAAGTCCGCCGGACGCCTTTGACGCGCGCGGGGGCTGAGGGCCGGTCAGCCGGAGACGGGGGCCAGGTCGGGGCGGAGGTCGGCGTCGCCGGTCTCGCCCGCGCGGGTGGCGCGGCGGCCGAGGACGAGCACGTAGCTGAGGAAGGCGACCTCCGCGACCACGCCGATCCCGATGCGCAGCCAGGTGACGTGCACCCAGCCGGTCACGAAGCCCTCGATGAGGCCGGACACGAGCAGCACCGCGACGAGGCCGATGGCGATGCTGACGGCCGCGCGGCCCTCCTCGGCGAGGGCCTGGCCGCGGCGGCGCGGCCCCGGGTCGATGATCGTCCAGCCGAGCCGCATGCCGCCCGCGCACGCGAGGTACACGGCCGTGAGCTCCAGCAGGCCGTGCGGCAGGATCAGGCCGAAGAAGATGTCGCCCTTGCCGTAGGCGAACATCAGCCCGGCGGTCAGCCCGAGGTTGAGCTGGTTCATCAGCAGGACGTACACGGTGGGGATGCCGAGCAGGATCCCGAAGATGAGCGCGACCGCCGACACCCACGCGTTGTTCACCCAGACCTGGAACGCGAAGGACGCGGCGGAGTGCTCCGTGTAGTAGTTCGCGAAGTCGTGGTCGACGAGTTCGCGGATCTCGTCCGGCGTCGCGATGCTCGCCTGCACGTCCGGGCTGTGGACGATCCAGAGCGCGAGGGCGAGCGAGAGCAGGTTGCCGAGGACGGCGGCGCCGAGCCACCACCACTTCATCCGGTAGGCGGCGGCCGGGAACGACACCGTCGCGAAGCGGGTGACGTCCCGCCAGAGCGGCGCCTGGGCGCCCGCCACGGCGGCCCTGCCGCGCGCTACGAGCGACGAGAGCCGGCCCACCAGCTGGGGGTCGGGCGAGCTGGAGCGGACGACGGAGAGGTGCGTGGCGGTGCGCTGGTAGAGCTCGACCAGTTCGTCCACTTCGGTGCCGCTCAGCCTGCGGCCGCGGTTGATGAGTTGCTCCAGGCGCAGCCAGTCGGCGTTGTGCGCGGCCACATAGGCGTCGACGTCCACCCGGCGAGACTAACGTGTCGCATTACCGAACCGGCACAATGAACGCGTCCCCGGCATTGGAGGAGCAGGACATGGCCGAACTCGTCACCGGCGAGGCCGTCGCGCTCGACATCCGCGTCGCGCGGCTGGCCAGCCGTGGCTGCGCCTTCCTGCTCGACCTGATCTTCCAGATCGTGCTGCTCTACCTCGTCGTCTACGTCACGGCGATGACGTCGCTCGTCGCGGACGACGCGTGGACGGTCGGGCTGACGCTGCTCGGCACGGTCGCCGTCCTGGTCGGCTACCCGTGCGTGTCCGAGACGCTGCTGCGCGGCCGGACGCTGGGCAAGATGGGCGTGGGCCTGCGCGTCGTCGGCGACGACGGCGGGCCGATCCGGTTCCGGCAGGCGCTCGTCCGGGCGCTGGCCGGCGTGATCGAGTTCTGGACGTTCTACGGCTCCCCCGCGCTGATCACCTCGTTCTGCAACCGGCGCGGCAAGCGGCTCGGCGACCTGTTCGCGGGCACGATCGTCATCCAGGAGCGCGCCCCCGCGGCGGCCCTGTTCGGCCCGGTCGCGGTGATGCCGCCGCAGCTCGCCTGGTGGGCCCGGTCGCTGGAGATCTCGATGCTGTCGGACGAGCTGGCGATGACGGCCCGGCAGTACCTGTCCCGGTTCTGGGAGCTGCTGCCCGCGGTGCGCGACTCGCTGGGCCAGCGCATCGCCGGGCAGGTCGTCGCGGTGATCAGCCCGCCCCCGCCGCCGGGGGTGCGGCCGGAGATCCTGCTGTCGGCGGTGCTCGCCGAGCGCCGGCACCGGGAAGAGCTGCGGCTCGCCGAGCGCCGCGCCCGCCGGATGCGCCGCCTCGGCCTGCCGGTGTGGGGCCCGGGGCCGGTGGCGGGCCCGGTACCGGTGATGGCGATGGCCGGGCCGCCCGTGGCGGGCCCC
It encodes:
- a CDS encoding stage II sporulation protein M: MDVDAYVAAHNADWLRLEQLINRGRRLSGTEVDELVELYQRTATHLSVVRSSSPDPQLVGRLSSLVARGRAAVAGAQAPLWRDVTRFATVSFPAAAYRMKWWWLGAAVLGNLLSLALALWIVHSPDVQASIATPDEIRELVDHDFANYYTEHSAASFAFQVWVNNAWVSAVALIFGILLGIPTVYVLLMNQLNLGLTAGLMFAYGKGDIFFGLILPHGLLELTAVYLACAGGMRLGWTIIDPGPRRRGQALAEEGRAAVSIAIGLVAVLLVSGLIEGFVTGWVHVTWLRIGIGVVAEVAFLSYVLVLGRRATRAGETGDADLRPDLAPVSG
- a CDS encoding RDD family protein, with product MAELVTGEAVALDIRVARLASRGCAFLLDLIFQIVLLYLVVYVTAMTSLVADDAWTVGLTLLGTVAVLVGYPCVSETLLRGRTLGKMGVGLRVVGDDGGPIRFRQALVRALAGVIEFWTFYGSPALITSFCNRRGKRLGDLFAGTIVIQERAPAAALFGPVAVMPPQLAWWARSLEISMLSDELAMTARQYLSRFWELLPAVRDSLGQRIAGQVVAVISPPPPPGVRPEILLSAVLAERRHREELRLAERRARRMRRLGLPVWGPGPVAGPVPVMAMAGPPVAGPVRPGPPVPPPFRPPLPGQPQFLPPSNYGAGPYQQVLNAPGPPPAGPPYPTGQYPTGQYPTGQYPTGQYPTGQYPTGQPPTGQYPTGR